The Thermomonospora amylolytica sequence CACCCGCGTCACCGCGACCGACTGGATCCGGTCCAGCCGGACCGCCTCGGTGGTGGTCGACGCGTGCGCCTGCGGCACTCCCTCGCCGGGCGGGTGCTCGTCGGTGTGGCACACCAGCAGCCGGGTCGGCGACAGGACCAGCACGGTCACATGCCGCCGCACCTCCATGGCCGGGTCGAACGTGGCCTCGTGATGCACCACGTAGGCCAGCACCGGCTCGTTGCCCAGTGCCGATTCCACCGCATCCGCAACGAGTGCCGGATAGTAGCCGCTGCGCTCGATGGCGGTGCGCAACCCGTGAGCCGTCGCTCGGGTGTCCCTCATGGGGTCCATCCTGCCCTGTTCCCGAAGCCCACGCACACGCCGCGCCCGGTATCGCGGTCATCCCGTTCCCGGCGGGTACCACCACACCATGAACGCCACCGACCCGATGCCGAACCCGCCCCCCGTACCGCCGCCA is a genomic window containing:
- a CDS encoding DUF5998 family protein, giving the protein MRDTRATAHGLRTAIERSGYYPALVADAVESALGNEPVLAYVVHHEATFDPAMEVRRHVTVLVLSPTRLLVCHTDEHPPGEGVPQAHASTTTEAVRLDRIQSVAVTRVVPDPASYVPGVPPSEVVLTIGWGAIAHIDLEPATCGDESCEADHGYTGNVTADDMSLRVSEAADGADAVVQVLAFAQALSEATG